A genome region from Eretmochelys imbricata isolate rEreImb1 chromosome 8, rEreImb1.hap1, whole genome shotgun sequence includes the following:
- the LOC144268915 gene encoding uricase-like: MTPFIEQQQLLFSVIQDSEVTMQRPAVCHLPNEDLEILNSEYGKNMIKLLRIRRDGKKHCIKEVEACVHLRLDSVNEYSQGDNSAVIPTDTMKNTVIALAKCNGIETIEQFALDICNHFISSYCHVVYVKAYIQEVPWRRLEQDGVPHVHSFIFVPEGIRFCEVEQCQNGCPLISSGIKDLKLKKTTQSGFEGFFRDKYTTLPETTDRVLSAELFCKWCYGECQDIDFDWIWGIVHECVLEAFSGPPECGEYSPSYQKTVNNIQKLILARVPQIEETEVILNNIHYFFTDLKKLGLTNEKEVLVPVETPYGSCTCVVRRKKCLEEQA; this comes from the exons AATGAAGATCTGGAAATCTTAAATTCTGAGTATGGAAAGAACATGATCAAGCTTCTTCGCATTAGAAGAGATGGCAAGAAACACTGCATTAAAGAAGTGGAAGCTTGTGTACATCTTAGACTGGATTCTGTCAATGAATACTCGCAGGGAGACAATTCTGCTGTTATCCCTACTGACACCATGAAGAACACCGTCATTGCTTTGGCAAAATGCAACGGG ATTGAAACTATAGAACAATTTGCCCTGGATATCTGCAATCACTTCATTTCATCATACTGTCATGTGGTGTATGTCAAGGCCTACATTCAAGAGGTACCATGGCGGCGTCTAGAACAG GATGGAGTTCCCCATGTCCATTCCTTTATCTTTGTTCCTGAAGGAATTCGCTTTTGTGAAGTCGAACAGTGTCAGAACG GTTGTCCGCTTATTTCTTCTGGAATTAAAGATCTGAAACTTAAGAAAACCACACAGTCTGGCTTTGAAGGCTTCTTCAGGGACAAATACACCACACTGCCTGAGACGACAGATAGGGTTTTAAGTGCAGAATTATTCTGCAAGTGGTGCTATGGCGAGTGCCAAGATATTGACTTTGACTGGATATG GGGCATTGTTCACGAGTGTGTCCTTGAGGCATTTTCTGGGCCACCTGAGTGTGGGGAATACTCACCCTCTTACCAGAAGACTGTCAACAATATTCAGAAGCTCATCCTGGCAAGAGTTCCTCAG ATAGAGGAGACTGAAGTCATCTTGAACAACATTCACTATTTCTTCACAGACTTGAAGAAACTGGGATTGACCAATGAAAAGGAG GTTCTGGTCCCAGTGGAGACTCCCTATGGTTCTTGTACGTGCGTAGTCCGTAGGAAGAAGTGCTTAGAAGAGCAAGCCTAA